In Dysidea avara chromosome 3, odDysAvar1.4, whole genome shotgun sequence, a single window of DNA contains:
- the LOC136249096 gene encoding TNF receptor-associated factor 5-like isoform X1: MISTISSLPTSEEKFQCAVCHYLLDGPLQFPCGHRICTPCVGRLKQQGVQMFFCEICKEMMAFIDCFHDKAISKEINCLMISCPHCNNWTGEYHHYQNHIKEECQLVKFSCPNEGCHEEITRSQLDDHLQQCQYRRQSCYWCKEEVRYDQQKEHEGKCTGIPIKCPSGCNGSIPRREMDLHLDPNNERGCPLVSKQRCLFAFVGCQFEASGMQLETHLKKYVKYHLLMVGQYLYDFHQKKQTSGRITGKDYEEMKQLLYNEMDKANKKLDTFTDNDRELASQIAEFQGKQNNIGFQLTGVEDLLTSLQASIIEINHTYEEVSLTLQTLQATSYDGHYIWKIPDITRRRRDALLGKTVSLYSAPFYTSRFGYRLCLRVYLDGDGSGKGRYMSYFLTIMKGEYDALLEWPFQHLVTMTLVNQKGNNNIIQSFRPNPTSTSFHRPKSDMNVASGCPKFAPISILDNPEFVVDDVAFFKCDIKIE, translated from the exons ATGATATCGACAATCAGCTCACTCCCAACATCAGAGGAGAAATTTCAATGTGCAGTGTGTCACTACCTTCTCGATGGACCCTTGCAGTTTCCCTGCGGCCATAGAATTTGCACTCCATGTGTTGGGAGGCTTAAACAACAAGG TGTTCAGATGTTCTTCTGTGAAATATGCAAGGAAATGATGGCGTTTATAGAT TGTTTTCATGACAAGGCGATATCTAAAGAAATTAATTGTCTGATGATTTCTTGTCCTCATTGTAACAACTGGACTGGTGAATATCATCATTATCAG AATCACATAAAGGAGGAGTGTCAACTAGTCAAGTTTTCATGTCCCAATGAAGGTTGTCATGAGGAGATCACAAGATCACAACTTGATGATCACTTACAACAGTGTCAGTATAGAAGACAATCATGTTATTGGTGTAAGGAAGAGGTCCGTTATGATCAACAGAAG GAACATGAAGGGAAATGTACTGGTATTCCAATCAAATGTCCCAGTGGATGCAATGGTTCTATTCCTAGGAGAGAA ATGGATCTCCATTTAGATCCTAACAATGAACGTGGTTGTCCACTGGTCAGCAAACAAAGATGTCTTTTCGCCTTTGTGGGCTGTCAGTTTGAAGCAAGTGGCATGCAATTGGAAACGCACTTGAAGAAATATGTGAAATATCATCTGTTGATGGTGGGCCAGTATTTGTATGATTTCCATCAAAAGAAACAAACTAGTGGCAGGATCACTGGCAAAGATTATGAAGAAATGAAGCAACTTTTGTACAATGAGATGGATAAAGCTAATAAGAAGTTAGACACATTTACTGACAATGACAGAGAATTGGCTTCACAAATCGCCGAATTTCAGGGCAAGCAGAATAACATTGGTTTCCAATTAACTGGAGTGGAGGATCTTTTAACATCACTACAAGCTAGTATTATTGAGATCAACCATACTTATGAGGAAGTGTCTCTCACCTTACAAACACTTCAAGCTACTTCATATGATGGTCACTACATATGGAAGATACCAGATATCACCAGACGTAGGAGGGATGCTCTACTAGGAAAGACTGTCAGTTTATATTcagcaccattttacaccagCAGGTTTGGCTACAGACTGTGTCTACGTGTGTATTTAGATGGTGATGGTAGTGGCAAGGGACGTTACATGTCTTACTTCCTCACCATCATGAAGGGAGAATATGATGCTTTACTAGAATGGCCATTTCAGCATTTGGTAACAATGACATTAGTGAACCAGAAAGGCAACaacaatattatacagtcattCAGACCCAACCCAACCAGTACTAGTTTTCATCGACCAAAATCAGACATGAATGTGGCATCTGGTTGTCCTAAATTTGCTCCAATATCAATACTGGATAATCCTGAATTTGTTGTTGATGATGTGGCATTCTTCAAGTGCGACATAAAAATAGAATGA
- the LOC136249096 gene encoding TNF receptor-associated factor 5-like isoform X2, which produces MFFCEICKEMMAFIDCFHDKAISKEINCLMISCPHCNNWTGEYHHYQNHIKEECQLVKFSCPNEGCHEEITRSQLDDHLQQCQYRRQSCYWCKEEVRYDQQKEHEGKCTGIPIKCPSGCNGSIPRREMDLHLDPNNERGCPLVSKQRCLFAFVGCQFEASGMQLETHLKKYVKYHLLMVGQYLYDFHQKKQTSGRITGKDYEEMKQLLYNEMDKANKKLDTFTDNDRELASQIAEFQGKQNNIGFQLTGVEDLLTSLQASIIEINHTYEEVSLTLQTLQATSYDGHYIWKIPDITRRRRDALLGKTVSLYSAPFYTSRFGYRLCLRVYLDGDGSGKGRYMSYFLTIMKGEYDALLEWPFQHLVTMTLVNQKGNNNIIQSFRPNPTSTSFHRPKSDMNVASGCPKFAPISILDNPEFVVDDVAFFKCDIKIE; this is translated from the exons ATGTTCTTCTGTGAAATATGCAAGGAAATGATGGCGTTTATAGAT TGTTTTCATGACAAGGCGATATCTAAAGAAATTAATTGTCTGATGATTTCTTGTCCTCATTGTAACAACTGGACTGGTGAATATCATCATTATCAG AATCACATAAAGGAGGAGTGTCAACTAGTCAAGTTTTCATGTCCCAATGAAGGTTGTCATGAGGAGATCACAAGATCACAACTTGATGATCACTTACAACAGTGTCAGTATAGAAGACAATCATGTTATTGGTGTAAGGAAGAGGTCCGTTATGATCAACAGAAG GAACATGAAGGGAAATGTACTGGTATTCCAATCAAATGTCCCAGTGGATGCAATGGTTCTATTCCTAGGAGAGAA ATGGATCTCCATTTAGATCCTAACAATGAACGTGGTTGTCCACTGGTCAGCAAACAAAGATGTCTTTTCGCCTTTGTGGGCTGTCAGTTTGAAGCAAGTGGCATGCAATTGGAAACGCACTTGAAGAAATATGTGAAATATCATCTGTTGATGGTGGGCCAGTATTTGTATGATTTCCATCAAAAGAAACAAACTAGTGGCAGGATCACTGGCAAAGATTATGAAGAAATGAAGCAACTTTTGTACAATGAGATGGATAAAGCTAATAAGAAGTTAGACACATTTACTGACAATGACAGAGAATTGGCTTCACAAATCGCCGAATTTCAGGGCAAGCAGAATAACATTGGTTTCCAATTAACTGGAGTGGAGGATCTTTTAACATCACTACAAGCTAGTATTATTGAGATCAACCATACTTATGAGGAAGTGTCTCTCACCTTACAAACACTTCAAGCTACTTCATATGATGGTCACTACATATGGAAGATACCAGATATCACCAGACGTAGGAGGGATGCTCTACTAGGAAAGACTGTCAGTTTATATTcagcaccattttacaccagCAGGTTTGGCTACAGACTGTGTCTACGTGTGTATTTAGATGGTGATGGTAGTGGCAAGGGACGTTACATGTCTTACTTCCTCACCATCATGAAGGGAGAATATGATGCTTTACTAGAATGGCCATTTCAGCATTTGGTAACAATGACATTAGTGAACCAGAAAGGCAACaacaatattatacagtcattCAGACCCAACCCAACCAGTACTAGTTTTCATCGACCAAAATCAGACATGAATGTGGCATCTGGTTGTCCTAAATTTGCTCCAATATCAATACTGGATAATCCTGAATTTGTTGTTGATGATGTGGCATTCTTCAAGTGCGACATAAAAATAGAATGA